One window from the genome of Dyella sp. A6 encodes:
- the rpoZ gene encoding DNA-directed RNA polymerase subunit omega: MARITVEDCLEVVDNRFELVLMATKRARQLAKGADPVIRPDNDKPTVLALREIADRRIDQATIDEIEQAERERAEREALEWAAAEVDDDLSKGGDD, translated from the coding sequence ATGGCACGCATTACCGTCGAAGACTGCCTTGAGGTAGTCGACAACCGATTTGAGCTGGTGTTGATGGCGACCAAGCGCGCCCGTCAGCTCGCGAAGGGAGCCGATCCGGTCATCCGCCCGGACAATGACAAGCCGACCGTGCTTGCCTTGCGCGAGATTGCTGATCGCCGCATCGACCAGGCCACCATCGACGAGATCGAGCAGGCCGAGCGCGAGCGGGCCGAGCGTGAGGCGCTCGAGTGGGCGGCGGCGGAAGTGGACGACGACCTCTCCAAGGGCGGCGACGACTGA